One window from the genome of Choloepus didactylus isolate mChoDid1 chromosome 2, mChoDid1.pri, whole genome shotgun sequence encodes:
- the KLF18 gene encoding Kruppel-like factor 18, with the protein MDAFLQTLVETEFLRDPSKPHKEQAKPPEAPEPQLCISPTAHGEDSHHESTQNQVMPSSKPTVMTSICSEIPGMVLTQISAMTPAKVFDLPLGGLSGTCSMDQDLFDQMKPTASSQMTNVTDTLKASFVTDQKTTISASKLTVFNEDGQTMTFNSDQTFNEGQKTNLCGSHLKTLSDAHSIFGGQMTTLKRGQIMTSSDDQILYGEQMKASSDYHNLHGGQMTTSSGDQTLYGDQMKTSSGYHNLQGGQMTTSSGDQTLCGDQIKTSSGYHNLQGGQMTTSGGDQTLCGDQMKTSSGYHNLHGGQMTTSNGDQTLCGEQMKTSSDYHNLHGGQMTTSSGDQSLYGDQMKTSSGYHNLHGGQMTTSSGDQTLCGDQMKTSSGYHNLHGGQMTTSSGDQTLCGDQMKTSSGYHNLHGGQMTTSSGDQTLYGDQMKTSSGYHNLHGGQMTTSSGDQTLYGDQMKTSSGYHNLHGGQMMTSSGDQSLYGDQMKTSSGYHNLQGGQITTSSGDQTLYGDQMKTSSGYHNLQGGQMTTSSGDQTLCGEQMKTSSGYHNLHGGQMKTSSGDQSLYRDQMKTSSGYHNLHGGQMTTSSGDQTLYGDQMKTSSGYHNLHGGQMMTSSGDQTLYGDQMKTSSGYHNLQGGQMTTSSGDQTLYGDQMKTSSVYHNFHGGQMSTSSGDHTLYGSQMKTSSAYHNLHGGQMSTSSGDQTLYGDQMKNSNGYHYLHGGQMSTSSGDQTLYGDQMKTSSGYQNLYGSQMTTSSCDQTLYGSQMTTLKGNQIMTSSGDQILYGSKMKTSSDCHSLYGGQMSTSSDDQTIYGNQMKTSSDYHSLYGGQMTFNCDHTLYMGQTMTLNGGQRTAFTDNHTVCGGHMFPHLSSSFPYPGFLYFSASHLIQGAPEAQWNSEAHGCQRCRFQKKPDILKSYNCTFQGCGKSFSKPSYLQIHKRVHTGEKPYSCNVEGCTWKFSRTDELSRHKRRHSGERPYSCTKCNRSFARSDHLKQHERVHR; encoded by the exons ATGGATGCCTTCCTCCAGACACTTGTGGAAACTGAATTTCTCAGGGATCCGTCTAAGCCACATAAGGAACAGGCAAAACCCCCAGAGGCGCCAGAGCCACAGCTCTGTATATCTCCGACTGCCCATGGTGAGGACAGCCATCATGAGTCGACCCAGAACCAGGTGATGCCTTCCTCAAAGCCCACAGTGATGACTTCTATATGTTCTGAAATCCCTGGGATGGTCCTTACCCAAATCTCAGCAATGACTCCTGCTAAAGTTTTTGATCTCCCCCTTGGAGGTCTAAGTGGGACTTGTTCCATGGATCAAGATTTGTTTGATCAAATGAAACCAACAGCAAGTTCCCAGATGACAAATGTCACTGACACCCTGAAGGCATCATTCGTCACTGACCAGAAGACAACCATTTCTGCAAGCAAGTTGACAGTCTTCAATGAAGATGGCCAGACGATGACCTTCAACAGTGACCAGACCTTCAATGAAGGCCAGAAGACAAACCTATGTGGGAGCCATTTGAAGACCCTCAGTGATGCCCACAGCATCTTTGGAGGCCAGATGACAACTCTCAAAAGGGGCCAGATTATGACCTCTAGTGATGACCAGATCCTCTATGGGGAACAAATGAAGGCCTCCAGTGATTACCACAACCTCCATGGAGGACAGATGACAACCTCCAGTGGTGACCAGACCCTCTATGGAGACCAGATGAAGACCTCCAGTGGTTACCACAACCTCCAGGGAGGCCAGATGACGACCTCCAGTGGTGACCAGACCCTCTGTGGAGACCAGATAAAGACCTCCAGTGGTTACCACAACCTCCAGGGAGGCCAGATGACGACCTCCGGTGGTGACCAGACCCTCTGTGGAGACCAGATGAAGACCTCCAGTGGTTACCACAACCTCCATGGAGGCCAGATGACGACCTCCAATGGTGACCAGACCCTCTGTGGAGAACAGATGAAGACCTCCAGTGATTACCACAACCTCCATGGAGGCCAGATGACGACCTCCAGTGGTGACCAGAGCCTCTATGGAGACCAGATGAAGACCTCCAGTGGTTACCACAACCTCCATGGAGGCCAGATGACGACCTCCAGTGGTGACCAGACCCTCTGTGGAGACCAGATGAAGACCTCCAGTGGTTACCACAACCTCCATGGAGGCCAGATGACGACCTCCAGTGGTGACCAGACCCTCTGTGGAGACCAGATGAAGACCTCCAGTGGTTACCACAACCTCCATGGAGGCCAGATGACGACCTCCAGTGGTGACCAGACCCTCTACGGAGACCAGATGAAGACCTCCAGTGGTTACCACAACCTCCATGGAGGCCAGATGACGACCTCCAGTGGTGACCAGACCCTCTACGGAGACCAGATGAAGACCTCCAGTGGTTACCACAACCTCCATGGAGGCCAGATGATGACCTCCAGTGGTGACCAGAGCCTCTATGGAGACCAGATGAAGACCTCCAGTGGTTACCACAACCTCCAGGGAGGCCAGATAACGACCTCCAGTGGTGACCAGACCCTCTATGGAGACCAGATGAAGACCTCCAGTGGTTACCACAACCTCCAGGGAGGCCAGATGACAACCTCCAGTGGTGACCAGACCCTCTGTGGAGAACAGATGAAGACCTCCAGTGGTTACCACAACCTCCATGGAGGCCAGATGAAGACCTCCAGTGGTGACCAAAGCCTCTACAGAGACCAGATGAAGACCTCCAGTGGTTACCACAACCTCCATGGAGGCCAGATGACGACCTCCAGTGGTGACCAGACCCTCTATGGAGACCAGATGAAGACCTCCAGTGGTTACCACAACCTCCATGGAGGCCAGATGATGACCTCCAGTGGTGACCAGACCCTCTATGGAGACCAGATGAAGACCTCCAGTGGTTACCACAACCTCCAGGGAGGCCAGATGACGACCTCCAGTGGTGACCAGACCCTCTATGGAGACCAGATGAAGACCTCCAGTGTTTACCACAACTTCCATGGAGGCCAGATGTCAACCTCCAGTGGTGACCACACCCTCTATGGAAGCCAGATGAAGACCTCCAGTGCTTACCACAACCTCCATGGAGGCCAGATGTCAACCTCCAGTGGTGACCAGACCCTTTATGGAGACCAGATGAAGAACTCCAATGGTTACCACTACCTCCATGGAGGCCAGATGTCAACCTCCAGTGGTGACCAGACCCTTTATGGAGACCAGATGAAGACCTCCAGTGGTTACCAAAACCTCTATGGAAGCCAGATGACAACCTCCAGTTGTGACCAGACCCTCTATGGAAGCCAGATGACGACTCTCAAAGGGAACCAGATTATGACCTCTAGTGGGGACCAGATCCTCTATGGAAGCAAGATGAAGACCTCCAGTGATTGCCACAGCCTCTATGGAGGCCAGATGTCAACTTCCAGTGATGACCAGACCATCTATGGAAACCAGATGAAGACCTCCAGTGATTACCACAGCCTCTATGGAGGCCAGATGACCTTCAATTGTGACCACACTCTTTATATGGGCCAGACGATGACCCTAAATGGGGGTCAGAGGACAGCCTTTACTGATAACCACACCGTCTGTGGGGGCCATATGTTTCCCCATCTGTCCTCTTCATTTCCATACCCAGGATTCCTGTACTTTTCAGCTTCTCATTTGATCCAAGGAGCCCCAGAAGCACAGTGGAACTCCGAGGCCCATGGATGTCAGAGATGTCGTTTTCAGAAGAAGCCTGACATTTTGAAGTCCTACAATTGCACATTCCAGGGCTGTGGGAAATCTTTTTCAAAGCCTTCCTACCTCCAAATCCATAAGCGTGTACACACTG GTGAGAAGCCCTACTCATGCAATGTAGAAGGATGCACTTGGAAATTCTCCCGCACAGATGAGCTCAGCAGACACAAGAGAAGACACAGTGGGGAACGACCCTACTCATGTACTAAATGCAACAGAAGTTTTGCACGATCTGATCACCTAAAGCAGCATGAAAGAGTCCACAGATAA